From Bacteroidia bacterium, the proteins below share one genomic window:
- the pntB gene encoding Re/Si-specific NAD(P)(+) transhydrogenase subunit beta → MLENFANIQTAAYLFASILFILSLGGLSSQESAKRGVLFGIVGMIIAVLATVLDTHVNGHVYIVIAVAIASIIGVMMARKVEMTAMPQLVAILHSFVGLAAVLVGFGSYHEGADTVHLIEVFVGVFIGAITFTGSIIAWGKLDGKIRSKPLLYTGRHTVNIILVLISVVLGVLFVQAPGTEGLLYLLMMTAIACFVGIMLVMAIGGADMPVVVSMLNSYSGWAAAAAGFMLSNDLLIVTGALVGSSGAILSIIMCEAMNRSFLSVIFGGFGETPIQGSAQEIEGEVTAITHEETAELLQEAKSVVIVPGYGMAVAKAQYPIREMIDILRKEGKEVRFAIHPVAGRLPGHMNVLLAEASVPYDIVLEMDEINEDLPETDVVMVIGANDVVNPGAQDDPSSPIYGMPVIEAWKAEKVIVMKRSMSVGYAGVENPLFYKNNTDMLYGDAKDSVEKILGFLRK, encoded by the coding sequence ATGTTAGAAAATTTCGCAAATATTCAAACCGCAGCTTACTTATTCGCAAGCATTCTGTTCATTTTAAGCCTTGGGGGATTATCTTCACAAGAGTCTGCAAAAAGGGGTGTTTTATTTGGAATCGTAGGGATGATAATAGCCGTATTAGCTACGGTATTAGACACGCATGTAAATGGGCATGTTTATATAGTCATTGCAGTAGCCATTGCTTCCATCATTGGAGTGATGATGGCTCGTAAAGTAGAAATGACCGCAATGCCTCAACTGGTTGCTATCTTACATAGTTTCGTAGGTCTTGCAGCAGTATTAGTAGGTTTTGGTTCATATCACGAAGGAGCAGATACGGTGCATCTGATTGAAGTGTTTGTAGGGGTGTTTATAGGTGCCATCACATTTACCGGTTCTATCATTGCATGGGGAAAATTAGACGGAAAAATCCGCAGCAAACCATTGCTATATACAGGAAGACATACAGTCAATATTATACTGGTGTTAATATCGGTGGTTTTGGGAGTTTTGTTTGTACAAGCCCCGGGTACTGAGGGACTACTTTATTTGTTAATGATGACTGCAATCGCATGTTTTGTGGGTATCATGTTGGTGATGGCAATTGGCGGTGCAGATATGCCTGTTGTTGTTTCAATGCTCAATTCTTATTCAGGGTGGGCAGCCGCAGCTGCAGGTTTTATGCTCAGCAATGATTTATTAATTGTAACCGGTGCATTGGTAGGTAGTTCCGGTGCTATTCTTTCTATCATTATGTGTGAGGCAATGAATCGCTCTTTCTTGTCTGTTATTTTTGGTGGATTTGGTGAAACACCAATTCAAGGTTCTGCACAAGAAATAGAGGGTGAAGTAACAGCAATAACTCATGAAGAAACAGCCGAACTACTCCAAGAGGCAAAATCCGTTGTGATTGTTCCCGGTTATGGAATGGCGGTTGCAAAAGCACAATACCCTATCCGCGAAATGATAGATATACTCAGAAAGGAAGGCAAGGAAGTTCGTTTTGCCATACACCCCGTAGCCGGTCGTTTGCCGGGACACATGAATGTTTTACTTGCAGAGGCAAGCGTACCTTATGATATTGTGTTAGAAATGGATGAAATCAACGAAGATTTGCCTGAAACTGATGTAGTCATGGTAATTGGTGCAAATGATGTGGTAAACCCGGGTGCGCAAGACGACCCTTCAAGCCCAATTTATGGAATGCCTGTGATTGAAGCGTGGAAAGCAGAAAAAGTGATAGTGATGAAACGCTCTATGTCTGTGGGCTACGCTGGTGTTGAAAATCCTTTGTTCTATAAAAACAATACCGATATGCTTTATGGCGATGCGAAAGATAGCGTTGAGAAGATATTGGGATTTTTAAGAAAATAA
- a CDS encoding S8 family peptidase, protein MKNLSLGIILFFSFLASQAQQVSFNKPVESSSIIIQFDTEEGLEKLRSLKYGWISGFEVVYQPYHIYKANIQGDINKHLTQILSLPFVAGAQPNRPLERRALTPDDSLYENQWNMKRILMDSVWGITSGGPTTLGDTVVIAIIDAGFDTTHPDFGNNLWINKDEKPGSLVDNDSNGYAGDYLGWNTYADKGTIIDSIEFATHGMSVTGVIGAVGNNEIGIAGISWKNKFLAIIGGGDEANAIKSYGYVLTQKKRYLETNGQHGAYIVSVNSSWGKSGMFALDAPIWCALYDSMGKYGILNATSVSNSKTNLDNAGDLPTLCPSDYTITVTNTNSLEDLHGGFGKLNVDLGAPGSSILTTGSYIEQKYKYSTGTSLAAPHVAAVIGILYSAACDSFIEYAHQYPDSAALWVKYFIMNSVDTFAQLSGNTVSGGRLNAYKALLLLNDWCDGTLNHVNDSVDSIPLLQFSIFPNPGQNSFVIKGEIDRIGTIQVVDFAGKTVIIQKLNSNSQSNELTIQTNFVQGIYIVRILDKNNKIILKQLWSKM, encoded by the coding sequence ATGAAAAACCTCTCTCTTGGAATCATATTATTTTTCTCTTTCCTTGCAAGTCAAGCACAGCAAGTTTCATTTAACAAACCGGTAGAGAGCTCTTCAATAATTATTCAATTTGATACAGAAGAAGGGTTAGAAAAATTACGATCGTTAAAATATGGGTGGATTAGTGGTTTTGAGGTAGTTTATCAACCTTATCACATATACAAAGCAAATATACAAGGCGATATAAACAAACACCTTACTCAAATTTTATCCTTACCCTTTGTAGCCGGTGCACAGCCCAATCGACCATTAGAAAGGCGTGCGCTCACTCCTGATGATTCTCTGTATGAAAACCAGTGGAATATGAAGAGAATTCTGATGGATTCAGTGTGGGGAATAACAAGCGGAGGTCCTACAACACTAGGGGACACTGTGGTGATTGCCATTATTGATGCGGGTTTTGACACCACTCATCCTGATTTTGGAAACAATCTATGGATAAACAAAGATGAAAAACCAGGTAGTTTGGTTGATAATGACAGCAACGGATATGCAGGCGACTACTTAGGATGGAACACCTATGCAGACAAAGGCACTATCATAGATTCAATTGAGTTTGCCACACATGGAATGAGTGTAACAGGTGTCATAGGCGCAGTGGGCAATAATGAAATTGGAATTGCAGGCATCAGTTGGAAAAACAAATTTTTAGCAATCATTGGAGGAGGAGATGAAGCAAATGCTATCAAATCTTACGGATATGTTTTGACACAGAAAAAACGGTACTTAGAAACCAATGGGCAACATGGCGCTTATATAGTATCTGTAAATTCATCATGGGGTAAATCAGGGATGTTTGCCTTAGACGCACCAATTTGGTGCGCACTGTATGACAGCATGGGTAAATACGGAATTTTGAATGCCACATCAGTGAGTAACAGTAAAACCAACCTTGATAATGCAGGTGATTTGCCTACATTATGCCCGAGCGATTACACCATCACTGTGACCAATACCAATAGTTTGGAAGATTTACACGGTGGTTTTGGTAAATTAAATGTGGATTTAGGGGCACCCGGCAGCTCTATATTGACTACGGGATCATATATAGAACAAAAATACAAATACTCTACCGGCACTTCTCTTGCCGCACCTCATGTTGCTGCTGTTATAGGCATACTTTATTCGGCTGCTTGCGATTCATTCATTGAATATGCACACCAATATCCCGACTCTGCTGCACTTTGGGTCAAATATTTTATCATGAACAGTGTAGATACTTTTGCTCAACTCAGTGGAAATACCGTAAGCGGTGGCAGGCTCAATGCATACAAAGCACTGTTATTGCTTAATGATTGGTGTGACGGGACACTTAATCATGTCAACGATTCGGTTGACTCCATCCCTTTGCTTCAGTTTTCTATCTTCCCAAACCCGGGTCAAAACTCGTTTGTAATCAAGGGAGAAATAGACAGGATTGGAACAATTCAAGTGGTAGATTTTGCAGGCAAAACAGTTATCATTCAAAAACTGAATAGCAATTCACAGTCTAATGAGTTAACAATTCAAACAAATTTTGTCCAAGGAATCTATATAGTGCGGATTTTAGATAAGAATAACAAGATAATTCTAAAACAACTTTGGTCTAAAATGTAG
- the glmM gene encoding phosphoglucosamine mutase codes for MSLIKSISGIRGTIGGLPGNNLTPPDIVKFTAAFATFIGKQNWGKTIVVGRDARISGQMVAGLVNSTLVSLGFDVVDLGLSTTPSVELAVIELKAAGGIIITASHNPKQWNALKLLNNDGEFLDEAQAGQVLELAETSAVNYADATEIGEIHHQHGGYINRHIERILELPLVDVKAIREKGFKIVVDAVNSTGGIAVPALLKALGVSEIIEINCEPTGHFAHNPEPLPENLTSLALKVKGRSADLGISVDPDVDRLALVSENGEMFGEEYTLVAVAQYVLQHTPGNTVSNLSSTRALRDVTEKAGMSYSASAVGEVNVVKQMKATNAVIGGEGNGGIIYPEIHYGRDALVGIALFLSHLAKIGKKASTYRATLPNYVISKNKISIADNFSVDTILEQIQHKYKRHPINTVDGLKIEFDDEWVHLRKSNTEPVIRIYAESKSSTLADNLAERIMKDIGELLKSNGK; via the coding sequence ATGTCATTAATCAAGTCAATTTCTGGAATCAGAGGAACGATAGGAGGCTTGCCGGGCAACAATCTTACACCACCCGACATTGTTAAATTTACTGCTGCTTTTGCAACTTTCATTGGCAAACAAAATTGGGGTAAGACGATTGTTGTTGGACGTGATGCTCGTATTTCGGGTCAAATGGTTGCAGGTTTGGTTAATTCAACTCTTGTTTCTCTTGGATTTGATGTTGTTGACTTGGGCTTGAGTACCACCCCTTCTGTTGAACTTGCTGTTATTGAACTCAAGGCAGCGGGTGGAATTATTATTACTGCAAGCCATAACCCAAAACAATGGAATGCACTGAAATTACTTAATAATGACGGAGAGTTTTTAGATGAAGCACAAGCAGGTCAAGTGTTAGAACTGGCAGAAACTTCAGCAGTAAACTATGCAGATGCTACAGAAATTGGTGAGATTCACCATCAACATGGAGGTTATATCAACAGACATATTGAAAGAATACTTGAACTACCTCTTGTTGATGTAAAAGCAATCAGAGAGAAAGGATTCAAAATTGTGGTAGATGCCGTTAACTCTACAGGCGGAATAGCTGTTCCTGCTTTGTTAAAGGCACTGGGAGTAAGTGAAATAATAGAGATAAACTGTGAGCCTACCGGACATTTTGCGCACAATCCCGAACCATTGCCCGAAAATCTTACAAGTCTGGCACTCAAGGTGAAGGGGCGTTCTGCTGACTTGGGTATCAGTGTTGACCCGGACGTGGATAGATTGGCATTGGTGTCTGAGAATGGCGAAATGTTTGGAGAAGAATATACATTGGTTGCTGTAGCTCAATATGTGTTACAACACACACCCGGCAATACCGTGTCTAATCTTAGTTCCACTCGAGCACTGAGAGATGTTACAGAAAAAGCAGGGATGAGCTATTCGGCTTCTGCTGTGGGAGAAGTGAATGTTGTGAAACAAATGAAGGCTACTAACGCGGTTATTGGAGGCGAAGGAAATGGAGGTATTATTTACCCTGAAATACACTATGGAAGAGATGCATTAGTGGGCATTGCTCTTTTCTTGTCTCATCTTGCAAAAATTGGTAAAAAAGCTTCTACCTATAGAGCAACTTTGCCCAATTATGTGATTTCTAAAAATAAAATCAGTATTGCAGATAATTTCTCTGTAGATACGATTTTAGAACAAATTCAACACAAATACAAAAGACACCCTATCAATACTGTTGATGGTCTGAAAATAGAATTTGATGACGAATGGGTGCATCTAAGAAAATCAAATACAGAACCTGTTATCAGGATTTATGCTGAAAGCAAATCGTCAACCTTGGCGGATAATCTTGCTGAAAGGATAATGAAAGATATAGGAGAACTCTTAAAAAGTAACGGAAAATAA
- a CDS encoding sulfatase-like hydrolase/transferase — MLSLILTAISLGMYVYKPSIHPFSFTIFLLSALWSLCFWNVAGAITEMLPKIPSLIIRALMVIFLPILFTVGIQVYLEFKVFLDDNLIAFVMDDPEYFVNVFEVFFSKPSVMITYLILSVLMFWYFARNAVYKQQGYFRVIALFLLVAIGQNQFGKYGDTLFSTIDTRYLFTTKKYLREKNQRITRKYLKPSDIRINPHKGSVSAYNIVIILQESMSAEPLSIYGYENDYTPFLQSWFTLEKSQFVVFQDAMSISGCTNISVPSLFTGVGPEEPYEKLMQVPFMWDYTKANAYSTALISSQRYTWDNFRYFVKNKNLDLLFTSEDTDLSTVNDLGVDDIAMTLKAKQKIEEMPKDKPVFVIYNTNALHKPFQESSPLIEIPKHIKERYGKAMYIIDKSIENIYKAFESRGELDRTIFIFTADHGEYSIKRESRLGSFLKEALHIPLFIRIPTQWIDENPEQYHQMLHNRDKRITNLDIMPTLVDFLDAQEANSAVYEQYKGTSLFKPIDNHRTLVFLSTNEVRIWSNEGMGIYQDSFSYIIDNIHHAQLYNLNQDPNQYKNIIQQFPPSYYNRFHAIIRKNKELNRIYENYGK; from the coding sequence TTGCTGTCGTTGATCTTAACAGCAATCAGTTTAGGGATGTATGTTTACAAACCTTCTATTCATCCTTTTTCCTTTACAATTTTCTTGTTAAGTGCACTGTGGTCTTTGTGTTTTTGGAATGTAGCCGGAGCCATTACCGAAATGTTGCCAAAGATTCCTTCCTTGATCATCCGTGCTTTGATGGTAATATTTTTACCCATACTTTTTACAGTAGGAATCCAAGTATATTTAGAGTTTAAAGTCTTTTTGGATGACAACCTCATTGCGTTTGTGATGGATGACCCGGAATATTTTGTCAATGTGTTTGAAGTATTTTTCAGCAAACCAAGTGTCATGATTACATATCTCATACTGTCTGTATTGATGTTTTGGTATTTTGCACGCAACGCTGTTTATAAACAACAAGGTTATTTTAGGGTAATCGCCCTTTTCCTATTAGTAGCTATTGGTCAAAATCAATTTGGAAAATATGGCGACACTCTATTTTCAACTATTGACACACGGTATTTATTTACAACAAAAAAATACCTGAGAGAAAAGAATCAAAGAATTACACGAAAATACCTGAAACCTTCTGATATAAGGATAAATCCTCACAAGGGGAGTGTTTCAGCATATAATATTGTTATCATTCTACAAGAATCCATGAGTGCAGAACCTTTGTCTATTTATGGATATGAAAACGACTACACTCCCTTTCTGCAATCATGGTTTACACTCGAAAAATCACAATTTGTGGTTTTTCAAGATGCTATGTCCATTTCTGGTTGTACCAACATCAGCGTGCCTTCACTTTTTACCGGTGTGGGACCCGAAGAACCTTATGAAAAATTGATGCAAGTTCCCTTTATGTGGGACTACACAAAAGCCAATGCATATTCTACCGCCCTGATCTCATCTCAACGCTATACTTGGGACAATTTTCGCTATTTTGTTAAAAATAAAAATCTGGATTTACTCTTTACTTCAGAAGACACAGACTTGAGCACTGTTAACGACTTAGGTGTGGACGACATTGCCATGACGTTGAAAGCCAAACAAAAAATTGAGGAGATGCCTAAAGACAAACCGGTTTTTGTGATATACAATACCAATGCATTGCATAAACCTTTTCAAGAATCTTCTCCTCTTATTGAAATCCCAAAGCACATCAAGGAAAGATATGGCAAAGCAATGTATATCATTGATAAAAGCATAGAAAACATTTACAAAGCCTTTGAAAGTCGGGGAGAATTAGATAGAACAATTTTTATTTTTACTGCTGACCATGGTGAATATTCCATCAAACGTGAATCCAGATTAGGTTCATTTCTCAAAGAGGCATTACATATACCGTTGTTCATAAGAATACCAACACAATGGATAGATGAAAATCCTGAGCAATATCATCAGATGCTACACAACAGAGACAAAAGAATTACCAATCTTGACATAATGCCTACATTAGTTGATTTTCTTGATGCTCAAGAAGCAAACTCCGCAGTCTATGAACAATACAAAGGCACATCGCTATTCAAACCCATAGACAACCACAGAACCTTAGTTTTTTTAAGTACAAACGAAGTTAGGATCTGGTCCAATGAAGGTATGGGTATCTATCAAGACTCCTTCAGTTATATCATTGACAATATACACCATGCGCAGCTTTACAACCTGAACCAAGACCCAAATCAATACAAGAATATTATTCAACAATTTCCTCCAAGCTATTACAACCGCTTTCATGCAATCATCCGCAAAAATAAAGAGCTGAATCGGATATATGAAAATTATGGAAAATAG
- the menA gene encoding 1,4-dihydroxy-2-naphthoate octaprenyltransferase — protein sequence MKAYIGAARLRTLPLAAAVVAMGDICVRLFYPSFYRFEITGWILITAILLQVLSNFANDYGDFKKGTDIYAKRKDRAMSSGRISESKMIVSLVLISGLSLLSGLKLLWVAFDGDLSKGFIFMLGVGLLAILASITYTIGKNAYGYKALGDLFVFIFFGPVAVLGCVYLHATDSFVVQPNHVFPACVAASCCMGFASTAVLTINNIRDIEKDKSSGKTTIPVLLGYVKAKMYFYTLVIAMLISFVVFISLTDKDLGVKLFVSIIALLIFTFRIMKIALANRQTPFFYYMRELKYFSISVLVLPLLSWF from the coding sequence GTGAAAGCATATATAGGTGCTGCACGATTGCGCACTTTGCCATTAGCTGCTGCCGTAGTTGCAATGGGAGATATTTGCGTTAGATTGTTCTATCCGTCATTCTACCGATTTGAAATTACCGGTTGGATTTTAATTACAGCTATTTTGTTGCAAGTGTTATCAAATTTTGCAAATGATTACGGTGATTTTAAAAAAGGCACTGACATTTATGCTAAACGTAAAGATAGGGCAATGTCTTCAGGTAGAATCTCGGAATCAAAGATGATTGTTTCGCTTGTTTTAATTTCAGGTTTATCCTTATTGTCAGGATTGAAATTGTTGTGGGTAGCTTTTGATGGAGATTTATCTAAGGGATTTATTTTTATGCTCGGAGTTGGATTGCTTGCTATTTTAGCTTCCATTACCTATACAATTGGCAAGAATGCCTATGGATACAAAGCTCTTGGGGATTTGTTTGTATTTATTTTTTTTGGTCCGGTGGCAGTGTTGGGGTGCGTTTATTTGCATGCTACCGATTCTTTTGTTGTCCAACCCAATCACGTTTTTCCGGCATGTGTAGCAGCTTCTTGTTGCATGGGCTTTGCTTCTACCGCTGTGCTTACTATTAACAATATTCGCGATATTGAAAAAGATAAAAGTTCAGGTAAAACTACAATACCGGTATTGCTGGGTTATGTTAAAGCAAAAATGTATTTCTACACTTTAGTAATTGCCATGTTAATCAGTTTTGTGGTATTTATCTCTTTAACAGATAAAGACTTAGGAGTCAAGCTGTTTGTATCAATTATTGCCTTGTTGATTTTTACATTCAGAATAATGAAAATTGCGCTTGCAAATAGACAAACACCTTTTTTTTATTACATGCGTGAACTTAAATATTTCTCAATTTCTGTGTTGGTATTGCCTTTGTTATCATGGTTCTGA
- the ychF gene encoding redox-regulated ATPase YchF produces MALKCGIVGLPNVGKSTLFNCLTNAKAQAANFPFCTIEPNIGIITVPDPRLEELTKIAKPQNIVPATIEIVDIAGLVKGASKGEGLGNQFLGNIRSTNAILHVLRCFENDNIIHVEGGIDPIRDKDIIDTELQFKDLESVDARISKVAKAAKAGGDKDAAKTHEVLLKIKQHLEQGKSVRSLGLEKEELELIDDLNLLTVKPILYVCNVDEAGLKGNKWVDAVKEKAKEEQAEVIIISAALEAEIAELEDSEERAMFLKDYGLSESGLAQLIRAAYKLLDYITYFTVGEKEVRAWTITKGFKAPQAAGVIHSDFEKGFIRAEVISYDDYVHYKSETAVKEAGKLGVEGKEYIVQDGDCMHFRFNV; encoded by the coding sequence ATGGCTCTAAAATGTGGTATCGTTGGATTACCCAACGTAGGTAAATCAACACTTTTCAACTGTTTGACAAATGCAAAAGCTCAAGCAGCAAACTTTCCCTTTTGTACAATCGAACCCAATATTGGTATTATAACCGTTCCCGATCCAAGGTTAGAGGAATTGACTAAAATCGCTAAGCCTCAAAACATAGTGCCCGCAACTATTGAGATTGTGGACATTGCAGGTTTAGTAAAGGGCGCTAGCAAAGGCGAAGGTTTAGGAAATCAATTTTTAGGAAATATCAGAAGTACCAATGCCATTTTGCATGTTTTAAGATGTTTTGAAAACGACAATATCATCCATGTTGAAGGTGGCATTGATCCTATTAGAGACAAGGATATTATTGATACAGAATTACAATTCAAAGACTTAGAATCTGTAGATGCAAGGATTAGCAAAGTAGCAAAGGCAGCTAAAGCAGGTGGTGATAAAGATGCAGCCAAAACTCACGAGGTATTGCTTAAAATTAAACAACACCTTGAACAAGGTAAATCTGTGCGCTCCTTAGGCTTGGAGAAAGAGGAGTTGGAATTGATTGACGACTTGAATTTACTTACTGTTAAACCAATTTTATACGTCTGCAACGTGGACGAAGCAGGGTTAAAAGGCAATAAGTGGGTAGATGCAGTCAAGGAGAAAGCAAAAGAAGAACAAGCAGAAGTAATTATTATCTCTGCAGCATTGGAAGCGGAAATTGCCGAACTGGAAGATTCCGAGGAACGCGCAATGTTTTTGAAAGATTATGGTTTAAGCGAAAGTGGATTGGCGCAATTAATCAGAGCTGCTTATAAACTCTTGGACTACATTACTTATTTTACCGTAGGAGAAAAAGAAGTGAGAGCATGGACTATAACGAAAGGCTTTAAAGCACCACAAGCTGCCGGAGTGATTCACTCAGATTTTGAAAAAGGCTTTATCAGGGCTGAAGTAATCTCTTACGATGATTATGTTCATTACAAATCTGAAACCGCTGTTAAAGAAGCCGGAAAGTTAGGCGTAGAAGGAAAAGAATATATTGTGCAAGACGGGGATTGTATGCACTTTAGATTTAATGTATAA
- a CDS encoding Re/Si-specific NAD(P)(+) transhydrogenase subunit alpha: MRVGIPKELNPNESRVAATPKTVKRLIKQGFEVYIEKGAGLKSNFTDKEFEESGAHLSATANEIYSNSDIVLKVLEPSPEEVNQMKEGLVLLSYLWPATNQDLLKLLAEKKVNAVAMDAIPRISRAQKMDVLSSMANIAGYRAVIEGAYHFGRFLNGQITAAGKVDPAKVLVIGAGVAGLAAIGAANSLGAIVRAFDTRKEVAEQIESMGAQFLTVDINEDGATSSGYSKEMSKEFIEAEMKLFLEQASDVDIIITTAQIPGREAPKLILDYHVAAMKPGSVIVDLAASTGGNCALTQNGQIFTTGNGVTIIGKLDQLPAQASQLYGNNLCHLLDDMGKAANFKIDFQDAIVSRAMVTHDGKINWPPEPLPVSPQKPKPVVKELSAEEIRVQEANKVKKKTSNMLIQLGVVGALLFLVGQFAEPQFMQHFTVFVLAVFVGWNLIWNVTHALHTPLMAITNAISGIIVIGGLLQVTDDFSAPVTIIAFLAILVASINIVGGFFVTHRMLKMFKK, from the coding sequence ATGAGAGTAGGAATCCCAAAGGAATTAAATCCTAACGAATCGAGAGTGGCAGCCACACCCAAGACCGTAAAAAGGTTGATAAAACAAGGGTTTGAGGTTTACATTGAAAAAGGAGCAGGATTAAAATCAAATTTTACAGACAAAGAATTTGAAGAATCCGGAGCGCATCTGTCTGCAACAGCAAACGAAATATATAGCAATAGCGATATAGTGCTGAAAGTATTAGAACCCAGTCCAGAAGAAGTAAATCAAATGAAGGAAGGATTAGTGCTTCTTAGTTACTTATGGCCCGCAACCAATCAAGACTTGTTGAAATTACTTGCAGAGAAAAAAGTCAATGCCGTTGCAATGGACGCAATTCCAAGAATATCCCGTGCACAGAAAATGGACGTCCTTTCGTCTATGGCAAACATTGCAGGATATAGGGCTGTAATAGAAGGGGCTTATCATTTTGGACGTTTTTTAAATGGTCAAATTACAGCAGCGGGCAAAGTTGATCCTGCCAAAGTATTGGTCATTGGAGCAGGTGTAGCAGGCTTAGCTGCCATTGGTGCGGCTAATTCTCTTGGTGCGATTGTGAGAGCATTCGACACTCGCAAAGAAGTGGCTGAACAAATAGAATCCATGGGTGCTCAATTTCTCACTGTGGACATAAATGAAGATGGTGCAACTTCATCAGGTTATTCAAAGGAAATGAGCAAAGAGTTTATTGAAGCCGAAATGAAATTGTTCTTGGAACAAGCTTCAGACGTTGATATCATCATTACAACTGCACAAATACCCGGGAGAGAAGCTCCCAAATTAATTTTAGACTATCATGTAGCAGCCATGAAACCGGGTTCTGTCATTGTGGACCTTGCTGCATCGACCGGAGGCAATTGTGCTTTAACCCAAAATGGTCAAATATTTACAACAGGCAATGGCGTAACTATCATTGGCAAACTCGACCAATTACCGGCTCAAGCTTCACAACTCTATGGAAACAATCTGTGTCATCTTCTTGATGATATGGGTAAGGCAGCTAACTTTAAAATTGACTTCCAAGATGCCATTGTTTCAAGAGCTATGGTAACACACGATGGCAAAATCAATTGGCCCCCTGAGCCTTTGCCTGTGAGTCCACAAAAACCCAAACCTGTTGTAAAAGAACTTTCAGCAGAAGAAATAAGAGTACAAGAAGCAAATAAAGTAAAGAAAAAAACAAGTAATATGTTGATTCAGCTTGGTGTAGTAGGTGCGCTTTTATTTTTGGTTGGTCAATTTGCAGAACCTCAATTTATGCAGCATTTCACGGTATTTGTGTTGGCTGTGTTTGTAGGTTGGAACTTGATTTGGAATGTAACCCACGCACTACACACACCTTTGATGGCTATTACCAACGCTATCAGTGGAATTATTGTGATTGGGGGGTTATTGCAAGTAACAGATGATTTTTCTGCCCCTGTTACAATCATTGCATTCTTGGCTATATTGGTTGCAAGCATCAATATAGTGGGCGGTTTTTTTGTTACACATCGTATGTTAAAAATGTTTAAAAAGTAA
- a CDS encoding o-succinylbenzoate synthase yields MVLKFELEKHTLIYKRPATTSRGALNDRKLWIIKVFDVLQPDIKGQGECGIIHKLSPEDTIDFDSIIEELVFKLNCGENIDPEILEQYPAFSFALESALLDLQTGGKQILFDTPFSHGLAGIKINGLVWMNDIEEMQAEAQLKLQAGFNCLKFKIGALDFELECRMIEQVRKTADSSHLQIRLDANGAFPATDALLMLKDLKRFEIHSIEQPIARNQWGEMEELCAKSPIDIALDEELIGLNIDRQAEALLKQVRPQWIVLKPSLVGGLAASDKWISIAKKYNVGWWATSALESNIGLNVIAQWVSTKETKLHQGLGTGQLYTTNFTPNTQIKLGELWRENGK; encoded by the coding sequence ATGGTTCTGAAATTTGAATTAGAAAAACACACCCTTATATACAAAAGACCTGCAACCACAAGCAGAGGCGCGCTTAATGACCGCAAACTATGGATTATCAAAGTGTTTGATGTATTGCAACCTGATATTAAAGGTCAAGGAGAATGTGGCATTATACACAAACTTAGCCCGGAAGATACAATAGATTTTGACTCTATAATTGAGGAGCTTGTTTTCAAGTTAAATTGTGGCGAAAACATTGACCCTGAGATATTAGAGCAGTATCCGGCATTCAGTTTTGCATTAGAGTCCGCCTTGTTAGACCTGCAAACCGGAGGCAAACAAATATTGTTTGATACTCCCTTTAGTCATGGCTTAGCAGGCATCAAAATAAATGGATTGGTGTGGATGAATGACATTGAGGAAATGCAAGCAGAAGCTCAACTAAAGTTGCAAGCAGGATTCAATTGCCTAAAATTTAAAATAGGGGCACTTGATTTTGAACTTGAATGTCGGATGATTGAGCAAGTGAGAAAAACTGCTGACAGTTCGCACTTGCAAATCAGATTAGATGCTAATGGAGCGTTCCCTGCTACAGATGCGTTGTTGATGCTCAAAGATTTAAAACGCTTCGAGATTCACAGTATAGAACAACCAATAGCGCGAAATCAATGGGGAGAGATGGAAGAACTCTGTGCAAAATCTCCTATAGACATTGCCTTGGACGAAGAGCTGATAGGGTTAAATATTGACAGACAAGCAGAGGCATTGCTGAAACAAGTTCGTCCGCAATGGATTGTGCTCAAACCCTCTCTTGTGGGTGGACTTGCTGCGTCTGATAAATGGATAAGCATTGCAAAGAAATACAATGTGGGCTGGTGGGCAACGTCTGCTTTAGAAAGCAATATTGGATTAAATGTAATTGCTCAATGGGTCTCAACTAAGGAAACAAAATTGCATCAAGGGCTAGGAACCGGTCAGCTATATACCACAAATTTTACTCCCAATACTCAAATTAAATTAGGGGAGTTATGGAGGGAAAACGGCAAATAA